From the Maniola jurtina chromosome Z, ilManJurt1.1, whole genome shotgun sequence genome, one window contains:
- the LOC123880276 gene encoding uncharacterized protein LOC123880276, whose amino-acid sequence MAAVKKAIAMRQLDSMFGTMTLEGEGRHSPLVSSTIEHDPHCDVHGRCSTPYRSSLYLHSRESTPGFRESVSPTNGLIIRRRGSLVIPGSPSRDIEHPSTFPSTLRRERHSPSQTPPRRDTPSPTQRYSSKRHSMGSFPNLSRSNIVNYNRRDSLNSTGIRDMKRDYVVGSLNSLSRKSSIDTKKSSTDSLDMWQSTWDFDRHKSNSSLASDERLSCGHNKVTILNSTSLLSV is encoded by the exons ATGGCGGCGGTGAAGAAGGCGATAGCAATGAGGCAACTGGACTCGATGTTCGGGACTATGACCTTAGAGGGCGAGGGTCGCCATTCCCCATTAGTCAGCTCGACCATCGAGCACGACCCGCATTGCGACGTCCACGGTCGATGCAGCACCCCTTACAGATCGTCGCTGTACCTCCACAGTAGGGAGTCAACCCCTGGATTCAGAGAGTCTGTATCGCCGACCAACGGACTCATTATCAG GCGTAGGGGATCGCTCGTTATACCGGGATCGCCTTCGCGAGACATCGAACACCCTTCGACATTCCCCAGCACTCTACGCAGAGAGCGCCACAGTCCCTCCCAAACGCCTCCAAGGAGAGACACCCCAAGCCCTACACAAAGATATAGTTCAAAGAGGCATTCGATGGGATCATTCCCGAATTTATCAAGAAGCAACATCGTGAATTATAACCGACGAGATTCCCTCAACAGTACTGGCATAAGAGATATGAAGAGAGACTACGTCGTCGGTTCCCTCAACTCTCTATCAAGAAAGAGCTCGATAGATACGAAAAAATCATCAACCGATTCTTTAGATATGTGGCAGTCTACTTGGGACTTTGATCGACATAAAAGTAATTCATCACTGGCGTCTGATGAAAGACTGTCTTGCGGACACAATAAGGTAACTATATTGAACAGTACTTCACTGTTGTCTGTGTGA
- the LOC123880279 gene encoding 9,11-endoperoxide prostaglandin H2 reductase-like translates to MRADTWLAINKLYEQSKIKAIGVSNFNIMHLMQLSELKLIGPMVNQIEWHPYYYNDEMLQYCTENNIRLQAHSSFGGLSQNDTTLIKDPVVYNIARRYKAGEAQILLLWALQKGVAVIPKSNNPEHLRDNMQLNFRISEDDMMLLDDLGSKNRKYAWDPTAVA, encoded by the exons ATGCGCGCCGATACCTGGCTTGCAATCAATAAATTGTACGAACaatcaaaaattaaagccaTCGGAGTGTCTAATTTTAACATTATGCATTTGATGCAATTATCTGAATTGAAGCTTATCGGGCCGATGGTTAATCAG ATCGAGTGGCATCCGTACTACTACAATGACGAGATGCTACAATATTGCACAGAAAATAATATACGTCTGCAAGCTCATAGTTCATTTGGCGGACTGTCTCAAAATGATACAACCCTTATAAAAGATCCGGTGGTATACAACATTGCAAGGCGATACAAAGCTGGTGAAGCACAGATTTTACTTCTGTGGGCTTTACAAAAGGGAGTTGCGGTCATACCCAAATCTAACAATCCTGAACACCTAAGGGATAATATGCAGCTTAATTTTAGGATTTCTGAAGATGATATGATGCTCCTCGACGATCTTGGCTCTAAGAATCGAAAATACGCCTGGGATCCCACAGCAGTAGCCTAA